From one Novosphingobium sp. genomic stretch:
- the typA gene encoding translational GTPase TypA yields the protein MSAPLPLRNIAIIAHVDHGKTTLVDQLFRQSGTFRDNQRVEERAMDSNDLEKERGITILAKPTSIEWEGTRINIVDTPGHADFGGEVERILSMVDGVVLLVDSSEGAMPQTKFVTGKALALGLKPIVVVNKVDRPDERIQEVLDEVFDLFVSLDASDEQLDFPVLYASGRNGYASDDMNRREGTLTPLFQKIVDHVPPPALEVDAPFTFLVTLLDRDNFLGRVLTGRVTSGVVKTNQAIHALDADGKVIETGRASKIMSFRGLDRVPVDEAKAGDIISLAGLTIATVANTIADTSVNTPIKAQPIDPPTLSMRFAVNDSPMAGREGTKVTSRMIRDRLEREAESNVAIKITESADKDSFEVAGRGELQLGVLIETMRREGFELGISRPRVLFGTDENGGKTEPYESVLIDVDDEFSGTVVEKMALRKGEMTDMRPSGGGKTRISFIAPSRGLIGYHGEFLSDTRGTGIMNRLFDKYGPHKGKIEGRKNGVLISNGAGEANAYALGPLEERGILFVGVGEALYEGMIIGENAKPEDLEVNPMKSKALTNFRASGKDDAVRLTPPKVMTLEQAIAYIDDDEMVEVTPKNIRIRKAELDPNERKKASRRKDS from the coding sequence ATGTCCGCCCCGCTTCCGCTTCGCAACATTGCGATCATCGCTCACGTTGACCACGGCAAGACCACGCTGGTCGACCAGCTCTTCCGCCAGTCCGGCACCTTCCGCGACAACCAGCGCGTGGAAGAGCGCGCGATGGACAGCAACGATCTCGAAAAGGAGCGCGGGATCACCATTCTGGCCAAGCCCACCTCGATCGAGTGGGAAGGCACGCGCATCAACATCGTCGACACCCCCGGCCACGCCGACTTCGGCGGCGAGGTGGAGCGCATCCTCTCGATGGTCGATGGCGTTGTGCTGCTGGTCGACTCGTCGGAAGGCGCCATGCCGCAGACCAAGTTCGTGACCGGCAAGGCGCTGGCGCTGGGCCTCAAGCCCATCGTCGTCGTCAACAAGGTCGACCGCCCCGACGAGCGCATCCAGGAAGTGCTGGACGAGGTCTTCGACCTGTTCGTCTCGCTCGACGCTTCGGATGAGCAGCTCGACTTCCCCGTGCTCTACGCTTCGGGCCGCAACGGCTACGCCAGCGATGACATGAACCGCCGCGAGGGCACGCTGACCCCGCTGTTCCAGAAGATCGTCGATCACGTGCCGCCGCCGGCGCTGGAAGTCGATGCGCCCTTCACCTTCCTGGTGACCCTGCTGGACCGCGACAACTTCCTGGGCCGCGTGCTGACCGGCCGCGTCACCTCGGGCGTCGTCAAGACCAACCAGGCGATCCATGCGCTGGACGCCGACGGCAAGGTCATCGAAACCGGCCGCGCTTCCAAGATCATGTCCTTCCGTGGTCTGGACCGCGTGCCCGTGGACGAGGCCAAGGCCGGTGACATCATCTCGCTGGCTGGTCTGACCATCGCCACCGTGGCCAACACCATCGCCGACACCTCGGTCAACACGCCGATCAAGGCCCAGCCGATCGATCCGCCGACCCTGTCGATGCGCTTTGCCGTGAACGACTCGCCGATGGCGGGCCGCGAGGGCACCAAGGTGACGAGCCGCATGATCCGCGACCGCCTGGAGCGTGAAGCCGAATCGAACGTGGCCATCAAGATCACCGAATCGGCCGACAAGGACAGCTTCGAGGTCGCCGGTCGCGGCGAACTCCAGCTCGGCGTGCTGATCGAGACCATGCGTCGCGAAGGCTTCGAGCTGGGCATCAGCCGTCCCCGCGTGCTGTTCGGCACCGACGAGAACGGCGGCAAGACCGAGCCCTACGAAAGCGTCCTGATCGACGTGGACGATGAGTTCTCGGGCACCGTCGTGGAAAAGATGGCGCTGCGTAAGGGCGAAATGACCGACATGCGCCCCTCGGGCGGCGGCAAGACCCGCATCAGCTTCATCGCCCCCTCGCGCGGCCTGATCGGCTACCACGGTGAATTCCTGTCCGACACGCGCGGCACGGGCATCATGAACCGCCTGTTCGACAAGTACGGCCCCCACAAGGGCAAGATCGAAGGCCGCAAGAACGGCGTGCTGATCTCGAACGGCGCCGGTGAAGCCAATGCCTACGCGCTGGGCCCGCTCGAAGAGCGCGGCATCCTGTTCGTCGGCGTGGGCGAGGCCCTGTACGAAGGCATGATCATCGGCGAGAACGCCAAGCCCGAAGACCTCGAAGTCAACCCGATGAAGTCGAAGGCGCTCACCAACTTCCGCGCCAGCGGCAAGGACGACGCCGTCCGCCTCACGCCCCCCAAGGTGATGACGCTGGAGCAGGCTATCGCCTACATCGACGACGATGAGATGGTCGAAGTGACCCCCAAGAACATCCGTATCCGCAAGGCCGAGCTCGACCCCAACGAGCGCAAGAAGGCCAGCCGCCGCAAGGACTCGTAA
- a CDS encoding glycosyltransferase, whose protein sequence is MSNVCDAAIVFTRSWRINSSMSFYGAFFRTLLWRPRQATQALFWYVRGQAPRAHRHLRAGAAPSLYTGLAQAAGENQASSHVGAAPSAHAYQVWIDTVERRDKTLAQAAQTIAGWQSHPRITVLLYQEPGVSAGAFERCITALSQQVYRQWELVLIQSHAAQPPLAIDVPRLVLAPSRATNVAQALSIGMQAASGGHIVPLAAGTRLAPTALYHFAEALQDDPEADVLYGDHDHTGLLGIRRGPWFKPAWNPAMFLSQDYISQICLIRAHHLTEALPLPPALAEAATYTVLLRAMMQAGASVVHVPHILAQISREDERETIRPESALDPAETPAETPDEPAPAPAEDAIIPLPVEPTTTFPTPAFPVPPETPAVEAPQPEAPQPSPLPMGGLPVTSARHAARLAALARHLEGEGAAIAPGPWGTHRIAWPLPDQPEPVSILIPAGQQAEPLRRCVLSLLGSTRYAQRHVVIASHGMPGPDMERYLTRIAQNPRVTVLRLADAPSTAALLNRAARAAQGRFLCLMSPDVEALDDLWLTSMVRHARREGVGAVGAKLLHYDGTIRHAGLVLGLGEGAGHAHHLQPDGQPGYFAQAHVTRQATAVSGACLLVDRQAFESVGGLDEEAFANAWHDVDLCLRLQGAGLRNIYVPEAVLLHHDKPFTRRRVSHEGELAMLRSRWGTDTFRDPLHHRYLDRQSERYTLRL, encoded by the coding sequence ATGTCGAATGTGTGCGATGCAGCGATTGTCTTCACCCGTTCGTGGCGGATCAACAGCAGCATGAGCTTTTACGGCGCATTCTTTCGCACGCTGCTCTGGCGCCCGCGTCAGGCGACTCAGGCGCTGTTCTGGTACGTCAGGGGGCAGGCGCCGCGCGCCCATCGCCACCTGCGGGCGGGCGCGGCCCCCTCGCTTTACACCGGATTGGCACAAGCGGCTGGTGAAAACCAGGCCTCATCCCATGTCGGCGCGGCGCCCTCCGCCCATGCCTATCAGGTCTGGATCGACACGGTGGAGCGGCGCGACAAGACCCTCGCCCAGGCCGCCCAGACCATCGCGGGCTGGCAGAGCCATCCACGCATCACCGTGCTGCTCTATCAGGAGCCGGGGGTGTCGGCAGGTGCCTTCGAACGCTGCATCACCGCGCTCAGCCAGCAGGTCTATCGCCAGTGGGAGCTGGTGCTGATCCAGTCGCACGCCGCCCAGCCGCCGCTGGCGATCGATGTGCCCCGGCTGGTGCTGGCCCCCAGCCGCGCCACCAATGTGGCGCAGGCGCTCTCCATCGGCATGCAGGCGGCCAGCGGCGGCCATATCGTGCCGCTGGCCGCCGGCACGCGGCTGGCCCCCACCGCGCTCTACCACTTTGCCGAGGCCTTGCAGGACGATCCGGAGGCGGACGTGCTCTATGGCGACCATGATCACACCGGCCTGCTGGGCATAAGGCGCGGCCCTTGGTTCAAACCGGCGTGGAACCCGGCGATGTTCCTCTCGCAGGACTATATCAGCCAGATCTGCCTGATCCGCGCCCATCACCTGACCGAGGCCCTGCCGCTGCCCCCCGCTCTGGCCGAGGCCGCGACCTACACCGTGCTGCTGCGCGCCATGATGCAGGCGGGCGCCAGCGTGGTGCATGTGCCGCATATCCTCGCCCAGATCAGCCGCGAGGACGAGCGCGAGACCATCCGCCCCGAAAGCGCCCTAGACCCCGCTGAAACCCCCGCCGAAACGCCCGACGAACCGGCGCCCGCTCCGGCTGAGGACGCCATCATCCCGCTGCCCGTCGAGCCGACCACGACCTTCCCGACACCCGCCTTCCCGGTGCCGCCCGAAACCCCCGCCGTCGAGGCCCCGCAGCCCGAAGCCCCCCAGCCCAGCCCGCTGCCGATGGGCGGCCTGCCCGTCACCAGCGCCCGCCACGCCGCGCGCCTCGCCGCGCTGGCCCGCCATCTGGAGGGTGAAGGCGCCGCCATCGCGCCGGGCCCATGGGGCACGCATCGCATCGCCTGGCCGCTGCCCGACCAGCCCGAGCCCGTCAGCATCCTCATCCCCGCCGGGCAGCAGGCCGAGCCGCTGCGCCGCTGCGTGCTCAGCCTGCTGGGCTCCACCCGCTATGCGCAGCGCCATGTGGTGATCGCCAGCCACGGCATGCCCGGCCCCGATATGGAGCGCTATCTCACCCGCATCGCCCAGAATCCGCGCGTCACCGTGCTGCGTCTGGCCGATGCGCCCTCCACCGCCGCGCTGCTCAACCGCGCGGCGCGGGCGGCGCAAGGGCGCTTCCTCTGCCTGATGAGCCCCGATGTCGAGGCGCTCGACGACCTCTGGCTGACCTCCATGGTGCGCCACGCCCGGCGCGAGGGCGTGGGTGCCGTGGGCGCCAAGCTGCTCCATTATGACGGCACCATCCGCCACGCCGGGCTGGTGCTGGGGCTTGGCGAGGGCGCGGGCCACGCGCATCACCTGCAGCCCGACGGCCAGCCGGGCTATTTCGCGCAGGCCCATGTCACCCGTCAGGCCACCGCCGTCAGCGGCGCCTGCCTGCTGGTCGACCGGCAGGCCTTCGAAAGCGTCGGCGGGCTGGATGAGGAGGCCTTCGCCAACGCCTGGCACGATGTCGACCTGTGCCTGCGGCTGCAAGGCGCCGGGCTGCGCAACATCTATGTGCCCGAAGCCGTGCTGCTGCACCACGACAAGCCCTTCACCCGCCGCCGTGTCAGCCATGAGGGCGAACTGGCCATGCTGCGCAGTCGGTGGGGGACCGATACGTTCCGCGATCCCCTGCATCACCGTTATCTGGATCGGCAGAGCGAGCGGTATACGTTGCGGCTGTGA
- a CDS encoding FtsX-like permease family protein: MALVFAAPPLAAARDFPAMALMRARVAGAGRRWNRAAVVPVALGLVAIVALAFAGSANIRTTALFIAGAVGSFALLGALGWGLRALAARLPRPRDPIARMALANLHRPGAQTGRLVTALGFGLSAFVLLAVVQSSLDANIARRVPAKAPDYFAVDLPPDQLGTFTQAVSATAPGAHIRTVPALRGAILSYGPQNAPTRVADLKAIPDDAWALKGERGLTFSADVPEGNTVTEGRWWTPANQDQPQVSVDEKLAKAIGLHIGDSITIGLLGVERSATVTSFRRIDWDSFGFNYVLVFSPGALAGAPYKLAATIGLDPSHKSGAVKGALLARLTKVLPGTSVVEVGPLLSAARDLLGQVSTAILAAASIAVLAGIAVLIGAIAAARASRLYDNTILRVLGASRGQLLALQMAEYGLLAGLLALVALALGSALGWLVVVKLFSFDFLPDWPHVLLVLGAGLAVVLGFAFAGSLPLLRARPARVLREL; the protein is encoded by the coding sequence GTGGCGCTGGTCTTCGCCGCCCCGCCGCTGGCCGCCGCGCGGGATTTCCCCGCCATGGCGCTGATGCGCGCAAGGGTGGCAGGCGCCGGACGGCGCTGGAACCGCGCCGCCGTGGTGCCGGTGGCGCTGGGGCTGGTGGCGATTGTCGCGCTGGCCTTTGCGGGATCGGCCAACATCCGCACCACCGCGTTGTTTATCGCGGGCGCCGTGGGCAGCTTCGCGCTGCTGGGCGCTTTGGGTTGGGGTTTGCGCGCTCTGGCGGCGCGGCTGCCGCGTCCGCGCGACCCCATTGCCCGCATGGCGCTGGCCAATCTGCACCGCCCCGGCGCGCAGACGGGCCGTCTGGTGACGGCGCTGGGCTTTGGCCTTTCGGCCTTCGTGCTGCTGGCGGTGGTGCAGTCGAGCCTCGACGCCAACATCGCCCGCCGCGTCCCCGCCAAGGCGCCCGACTATTTCGCAGTCGACCTGCCGCCCGACCAACTCGGCACCTTCACGCAGGCCGTGAGCGCCACCGCTCCGGGCGCGCATATCCGCACCGTGCCCGCGCTGCGCGGCGCGATCCTGAGCTATGGACCGCAGAATGCCCCCACCCGCGTCGCCGATCTGAAAGCGATCCCCGACGATGCCTGGGCGCTCAAGGGCGAGCGCGGCCTGACCTTCAGCGCCGACGTGCCCGAGGGCAACACGGTGACCGAAGGCCGCTGGTGGACGCCCGCCAATCAGGACCAGCCGCAGGTCTCGGTGGATGAGAAGCTGGCCAAAGCCATCGGCCTGCACATCGGCGACAGCATCACCATCGGCCTGCTGGGGGTGGAGCGCAGCGCGACGGTCACCTCCTTCCGCCGCATCGACTGGGACAGTTTCGGCTTCAACTATGTGCTGGTCTTCTCGCCCGGCGCGCTGGCCGGGGCTCCCTACAAGCTGGCGGCCACCATCGGGCTGGACCCTTCGCACAAATCCGGCGCTGTGAAGGGCGCGCTGCTGGCGCGGCTGACCAAGGTGCTGCCCGGCACATCGGTGGTGGAGGTCGGCCCGCTGCTGAGCGCGGCGCGCGATCTGCTGGGTCAGGTCTCGACCGCCATTCTTGCCGCCGCGAGCATCGCTGTGCTGGCGGGGATCGCGGTGCTGATCGGCGCCATCGCGGCGGCGCGGGCCTCGCGGCTCTATGACAACACCATCCTGCGCGTGCTGGGCGCCAGCCGGGGGCAGTTGCTGGCGCTGCAGATGGCCGAATACGGCCTGCTGGCCGGACTTCTGGCGCTGGTCGCGCTGGCGCTGGGCAGCGCTCTGGGCTGGCTGGTGGTGGTAAAGCTGTTCAGCTTCGACTTCCTGCCCGACTGGCCGCATGTGCTGCTGGTGCTGGGAGCCGGTCTGGCGGTGGTGCTGGGCTTTGCCTTTGCCGGATCGCTGCCGCTGCTGCGGGCCAGACCCGCGCGGGTGCTGCGGGAGCTTTAG
- a CDS encoding DUF805 domain-containing protein, with protein MLLPYKRYADFSGRSSRKEFWMFVLFLVIVTLALVSAAVIVSPHGAKNHGAGLVFFAALGLFWLGSLVPYIAVHVRRFHDQDRSGWFYLLGAIPYIGGAVILFFMVRPGTPGPNRFGDDPLDRGLITVFS; from the coding sequence ATGCTGTTACCGTATAAGCGTTATGCCGATTTCAGTGGCCGGTCGAGCCGCAAGGAATTCTGGATGTTCGTGCTGTTTCTGGTGATCGTGACGCTGGCGCTGGTCAGTGCCGCGGTGATCGTCAGTCCGCACGGCGCGAAAAATCATGGTGCCGGGCTGGTGTTTTTTGCCGCGCTGGGCCTGTTCTGGCTGGGCTCGCTGGTTCCCTATATCGCGGTGCATGTGCGGCGCTTCCACGATCAGGACCGGTCCGGCTGGTTCTATCTGCTGGGCGCCATCCCCTATATCGGCGGCGCGGTGATCCTGTTCTTCATGGTCCGCCCCGGCACGCCGGGCCCGAACCGTTTTGGTGACGATCCGCTCGATCGCGGGTTGATCACCGTTTTTAGCTGA
- a CDS encoding DUF805 domain-containing protein, whose amino-acid sequence MNLLHWALLPYRRYAQFGGRSMRMEFWLFHLFTSLTNLALDLLLGGDFAVGLGLRAEPTMLGNAVTAIFSIGSIVPTFAVTARRLHDTNRSQWWMALFFVPILGWLVLLIFECQEGTQGPNRFGEDPRDGGLSAVFS is encoded by the coding sequence ATGAACCTGCTGCACTGGGCGCTGCTGCCCTATCGCCGCTATGCGCAGTTCGGCGGGCGCTCGATGCGGATGGAATTCTGGCTGTTCCATCTCTTCACCAGCCTCACCAATCTGGCGCTCGATCTGCTGCTGGGCGGGGATTTTGCCGTGGGGCTGGGCCTGCGGGCCGAGCCGACCATGCTGGGCAATGCGGTGACGGCGATCTTCAGCATCGGCTCGATCGTGCCGACCTTCGCGGTGACGGCCCGGCGGCTGCATGACACCAACCGCTCGCAATGGTGGATGGCGCTGTTTTTCGTGCCGATTCTGGGCTGGCTGGTCCTGCTGATCTTCGAATGTCAGGAGGGTACCCAAGGCCCCAACCGCTTTGGCGAAGACCCGAGGGACGGCGGGTTGAGCGCCGTCTTCAGCTAG
- a CDS encoding arylesterase, with protein MQVLRQVQVMGAAALAMTALLGGCGQKDAGATVSAQDSAVSAPAAVPQAKGPHIVALGDSLLAGYGITPPEAYPARLEAALRAQGINATVTNAGVSGDTTADGLARIDFTLGGQKPDLVLISLGGNDMLRGLSPQQARANLDGILTKLDEKKIPVVLLGMMAAPNMGAAYAKAFDPIYPDLAKKHHAALVPLFVASINGKEGMQLPDHIHPTPAGVEAMVKATIGTVKDALPKG; from the coding sequence GTGCAGGTTTTGCGGCAGGTTCAGGTGATGGGCGCAGCGGCGCTGGCGATGACGGCGCTGCTGGGCGGCTGCGGGCAGAAGGATGCGGGCGCCACGGTCAGTGCGCAGGACAGTGCTGTTTCGGCGCCTGCCGCGGTGCCTCAGGCGAAGGGGCCGCATATCGTCGCGCTGGGCGACAGCCTGTTGGCCGGTTACGGCATCACCCCGCCCGAGGCCTATCCCGCAAGGCTGGAGGCGGCGCTGCGGGCTCAGGGCATCAACGCCACCGTCACCAATGCAGGGGTTTCGGGCGACACCACCGCCGATGGTCTGGCGCGCATCGACTTCACCCTGGGCGGGCAAAAGCCCGATCTGGTGCTGATTTCGCTGGGCGGCAACGATATGCTGCGCGGGCTCTCGCCCCAGCAGGCGCGGGCCAATCTGGATGGTATTCTCACCAAGCTGGATGAGAAGAAGATCCCGGTCGTGCTGCTGGGCATGATGGCCGCGCCCAATATGGGGGCCGCCTATGCCAAAGCCTTCGATCCGATCTATCCCGATCTGGCGAAAAAGCACCATGCCGCTTTGGTGCCGCTGTTCGTGGCGTCGATCAACGGCAAGGAGGGCATGCAGCTTCCCGACCATATCCATCCGACCCCTGCGGGCGTGGAAGCGATGGTGAAAGCGACGATCGGGACGGTGAAGGACGCCCTGCCCAAAGGGTGA
- a CDS encoding TonB-dependent receptor, with protein MMNSNTVEGEAGARKTGGIAASLMRLRGVLLAGGALGLIAPGLAHAAALQPPAEAQPAPAEAAPPPASAEAPPAEAEEAPPAPPPAAGEGSGNEILVTATKREQTLQNVPVAVTVTSAETLNRAKIRDIADLASVVPSLRVNEHQSSANTAFLIRGFGNGDNNAGVEPSVGVFIDGVYRSRSAAQIADFPDVTQVEVLRGPQSTLFGKNASAGVVSISTQEPQFKTQGSAELSYGNYNAFVAKANLTGKVAENLAASIAGGYNRRDGYVYDAGTNSKTNNRNRWYVKGQLLYAPATGPRVRIIGDYGKIDELCCATMNLQPSATTAAIQAIGGKVNPASDPYSTLYNNLKSTNNITNFGISGQIDDNLGPVKLTSITAWRKSINHNNQDSDFTSADLLSRNAADVYIRTFTQEFRANLALGDFVNLLGGASYFNEKIDQTGQLFYGNDFRNYANVLTQQQSGGAFSLPAVENLLGALSGNPGLYSGRFFQSGTGLNEAYALKDEAFSIFGQADVKFGKITVTGGISYTHDAKRFSTNVVSNDVFSGLNLAAFVPGATQVLAAQGVPNAGAVAQQLMALHGLQVMPPFLNVPNAVEPGHVADGNVSYTGRLAYQLNSHINLYGSYVTGWKAASVNLSRDSRPALADAPAIAAAGLALNNLTYGSRYALPENSRSLEFGLKANWGIATANIAVFHQTIKNFQTNQFDGTGFALLNAEKESVFGFEFEGSVHVSPELTISESLTYLRPKYDSFVNSSFGDISGSTPAGIPPISSTAVLAWDHPFANGHHLIFRGDWHYEAPTQIEDGLPGFITTNPLTGAVVNYQTGIAAARAFKREVSEIDASLSWKLPRGLELSVWGRNLTDQRYINIVFDSPAQAGSVSGYPNQPRTYGVSALYKF; from the coding sequence ATGATGAACAGTAACACGGTTGAGGGCGAGGCTGGAGCAAGGAAGACGGGCGGTATCGCCGCGTCGCTGATGCGCCTGCGCGGCGTTTTGCTGGCGGGCGGGGCGCTGGGGCTGATCGCGCCGGGGCTGGCGCATGCCGCCGCGCTGCAGCCGCCAGCCGAAGCCCAGCCCGCACCGGCCGAGGCCGCGCCGCCGCCCGCGAGCGCCGAGGCTCCCCCTGCAGAGGCCGAGGAAGCGCCCCCCGCGCCGCCGCCCGCCGCCGGGGAGGGCAGCGGCAATGAAATCCTCGTCACCGCCACCAAGCGCGAGCAGACGCTGCAGAATGTGCCCGTGGCCGTCACCGTCACCTCCGCCGAGACATTGAACCGCGCCAAGATCCGCGACATCGCCGATCTGGCCAGCGTGGTGCCCTCGCTGCGGGTGAACGAGCATCAAAGCTCGGCCAACACGGCCTTTTTGATCCGCGGCTTCGGCAATGGCGACAACAATGCGGGGGTCGAGCCCAGCGTCGGCGTCTTCATCGATGGCGTCTACCGCTCGCGCAGCGCGGCGCAGATCGCCGACTTCCCCGATGTCACCCAGGTCGAGGTGTTGCGCGGGCCGCAATCGACGCTGTTCGGCAAGAATGCCAGCGCGGGCGTGGTCTCGATCTCTACGCAGGAGCCGCAGTTCAAGACCCAGGGCTCGGCCGAGCTGTCCTATGGCAATTACAATGCCTTCGTGGCCAAGGCGAACCTGACGGGCAAAGTGGCGGAGAATCTGGCCGCCTCGATCGCGGGCGGCTACAACCGGCGCGACGGTTACGTCTATGACGCGGGGACGAACAGCAAGACCAACAACCGCAACCGCTGGTATGTGAAGGGCCAGTTGCTTTATGCCCCCGCCACCGGCCCGCGCGTGCGGATCATTGGCGATTACGGCAAGATCGACGAATTGTGCTGCGCCACGATGAATCTGCAGCCCAGCGCCACCACGGCGGCGATCCAGGCCATCGGCGGCAAGGTGAACCCGGCCAGCGATCCCTATTCGACGCTCTACAACAATCTGAAATCGACCAACAACATCACCAATTTCGGCATTTCGGGCCAGATCGACGACAATCTCGGCCCGGTGAAGCTGACCAGCATCACCGCCTGGCGCAAGAGCATCAACCACAACAATCAGGACAGCGATTTCACCAGCGCCGACCTGCTCAGCCGCAATGCCGCCGATGTCTATATCCGCACTTTCACGCAGGAATTTCGTGCCAATCTGGCGCTGGGCGATTTCGTGAACCTGCTGGGCGGCGCCTCCTATTTCAACGAGAAGATCGACCAGACCGGGCAGCTTTTCTACGGCAATGATTTCCGCAATTATGCCAATGTGTTGACGCAGCAGCAGTCGGGCGGGGCCTTCAGCCTGCCGGCGGTGGAAAATCTGCTCGGCGCGCTGTCGGGCAATCCGGGGCTGTACAGCGGGCGCTTCTTCCAGTCGGGCACCGGGCTGAACGAGGCCTATGCGCTCAAGGATGAGGCTTTCTCGATCTTTGGCCAGGCCGATGTGAAGTTCGGCAAGATCACCGTCACCGGCGGCATCAGCTACACCCATGATGCCAAGCGTTTTTCCACCAATGTGGTGAGCAATGACGTCTTCTCGGGCCTCAATCTGGCTGCTTTCGTGCCCGGCGCGACGCAGGTGCTGGCCGCGCAGGGCGTGCCCAATGCCGGGGCGGTGGCGCAGCAACTGATGGCGCTGCACGGGCTGCAGGTGATGCCGCCCTTCCTCAACGTGCCCAATGCGGTCGAGCCGGGCCATGTCGCCGATGGCAATGTCAGCTACACCGGGCGGCTGGCCTATCAGCTTAACTCACATATCAACCTCTATGGTTCCTATGTGACGGGCTGGAAGGCGGCTTCGGTCAATCTGTCGCGCGACAGCCGCCCGGCGCTGGCCGATGCTCCGGCGATTGCGGCGGCGGGTCTGGCGCTCAACAATCTGACCTATGGCAGCCGCTATGCCCTGCCGGAGAACTCGCGCTCGCTGGAATTCGGGCTCAAGGCCAATTGGGGCATCGCCACCGCCAACATCGCGGTGTTCCACCAGACGATCAAGAACTTCCAGACCAACCAGTTCGACGGCACCGGCTTCGCGCTGCTCAATGCCGAGAAGGAATCGGTCTTCGGTTTCGAGTTCGAGGGCAGCGTCCATGTCAGCCCCGAGCTGACGATCAGCGAGAGCCTGACCTATCTGCGGCCCAAGTACGACAGCTTCGTCAACTCCAGCTTCGGCGATATTTCGGGCAGCACGCCGGCGGGCATTCCGCCGATCTCCTCGACCGCCGTGCTGGCCTGGGATCACCCCTTCGCCAATGGCCATCACCTGATCTTCCGGGGCGACTGGCATTATGAGGCCCCGACCCAGATCGAGGACGGCCTGCCCGGCTTCATCACCACCAATCCGCTGACCGGGGCGGTGGTGAACTATCAGACCGGCATCGCCGCCGCCCGCGCCTTCAAGCGCGAGGTGAGCGAGATCGACGCCTCGCTGAGCTGGAAACTGCCGCGCGGGCTGGAGCTGAGCGTGTGGGGCCGCAACCTGACCGACCAGCGCTACATCAACATCGTGTTCGACAGCCCTGCGCAGGCCGGTTCGGTCTCGGGCTATCCCAATCAGCCGCGGACTTACGGCGTGTCGGCTCTGTACAAGTTCTGA
- a CDS encoding ABC transporter ATP-binding protein — MHLVTNAPESKPAITANHLTLTLGQGAEATAILHGVSLSVPQGQVVALLGPSGSGKSSLMALLSGLERASGGQLIVAGQDFSQLDEDALARARRGRIGVVLQAFHLLPTMTALENVMTPLELAGLPDAEARAREELAAVGLTHRLTHYPTQLSGGEQQRVAIARALAPRPTLIFADEPTGNLDHATGEAIIELLFARRAESGATLVIITHDEALAARAQRIIRLSDGHIASDSLNDPHHASENLHASHDRTL; from the coding sequence ATCCATCTTGTGACGAACGCCCCGGAAAGCAAGCCCGCCATCACGGCGAACCATCTCACCCTCACCCTGGGGCAAGGCGCGGAGGCGACGGCGATCCTCCACGGCGTGTCGCTGAGCGTCCCGCAGGGGCAGGTCGTGGCGCTGCTGGGGCCATCGGGCTCGGGCAAATCGTCGCTGATGGCGCTGCTCTCCGGGCTGGAACGCGCCAGCGGCGGGCAGTTGATCGTGGCCGGGCAGGATTTCTCGCAACTCGATGAAGATGCCCTCGCCCGCGCGCGCCGGGGCCGCATCGGCGTGGTGCTGCAAGCCTTCCACCTGCTGCCCACCATGACGGCGCTGGAAAACGTCATGACCCCGCTGGAACTGGCCGGCCTGCCCGACGCCGAGGCCCGCGCCCGCGAGGAACTGGCCGCCGTCGGTCTGACGCATCGCCTCACCCATTACCCGACGCAACTGTCGGGCGGCGAGCAGCAACGCGTGGCCATCGCCCGCGCCCTGGCCCCCCGCCCCACGCTGATCTTCGCGGACGAGCCCACCGGCAACCTCGACCATGCCACCGGCGAGGCGATCATCGAGCTGCTCTTCGCCCGCCGCGCCGAGAGCGGGGCCACGCTGGTCATCATCACCCATGACGAGGCGCTGGCCGCCCGCGCCCAGCGCATCATTCGCCTCTCCGACGGCCATATCGCCAGCGACAGCCTGAACGATCCGCACCACGCCAGCGAAAACCTCCACGCCAGCCACGACCGCACGCTATGA
- a CDS encoding DUF805 domain-containing protein, whose amino-acid sequence MEWMILPYKRYFDFAGRSQRKEYWMFVLLGVIVQLVLDGGLGGSYSVLLGFRSTPNFAATALSGLFGLVSIIPSLAVGIRRLHDTDRSGWWLLIGLIPLVGTLILLYFVVSDGTPGPNRFGEDPKGRGLATVFS is encoded by the coding sequence ATGGAATGGATGATCTTGCCCTACAAGCGCTACTTCGATTTCGCCGGGCGATCGCAGCGCAAGGAATACTGGATGTTCGTGCTGCTGGGCGTGATCGTTCAGCTCGTGCTGGATGGCGGGCTGGGCGGCAGCTATTCGGTGCTGCTGGGCTTTCGCTCCACGCCCAATTTCGCGGCCACGGCGCTCAGCGGGCTGTTCGGTCTGGTCTCGATCATTCCCTCGCTGGCGGTCGGCATCCGCCGCCTGCATGACACCGACCGTTCGGGCTGGTGGCTGCTGATCGGCCTGATCCCGCTGGTGGGCACGCTGATCCTGCTCTATTTCGTGGTGAGCGACGGCACGCCCGGCCCCAACCGCTTCGGTGAAGACCCCAAGGGTCGCGGTCTGGCGACGGTGTTCAGCTAA